One stretch of Zingiber officinale cultivar Zhangliang chromosome 6B, Zo_v1.1, whole genome shotgun sequence DNA includes these proteins:
- the LOC121992487 gene encoding uncharacterized protein LOC121992487, protein MLLIMQRLERIFQLLDRFVERVGEVNVVQVVTDSASNNVLVEKLLEAKRPHLYWTPCAAHCVDLILEDIGKLPDFKATLKKAMSMNAYIYVRPGMVNMLRQFTRQKELCWAGITRFATTFLTLERMHLQKQNLRKMFISKDWTESKWVKEAAGKKVAKIIMILKFWSSIVHILKIYFKNIWPFSPCSETG, encoded by the exons ATGCTTCTGATTATGCAAAGACTGGAGAGAATATTTCagttgcttgatcgatttgtggagcgtgtaggagaagtaaatgttgttcaagttgttacGGATAGTGCAAGTAACAATGTGCTTGTTG AAAAATTATTAGAAGCAAAAAGGCCACACTTGTATTGGACTCCTTGTGCTGCTCACTGCGTCGacttgatcttagaagatattgggaaattgcctgattttaaagcaacattgaagaaggcaatgagtatgaatgcttacatttatgttcgccCCGGCATGGTAAATATGTTGAGGCAATTCACAAGACAAAAAGAGCTTTGTTGGGCGGGTATCACAAGATTTGCTACTACTTTTCTCACTCTTGAAAGGATGCACCTACAGaagcaaaatttaagaaaaatgttcatttcaaaggattggacagagagtaaatgggtaaaagaagCGGCGGGGAAGAAGGTAGCTAAAATCATCATGATACTTAAATTTTGGAGCAGTATTGtgcatattttaaagatatattttaaaaatatatggcCCTTTAGTCCGTGTTCTGAGACTGGTTGA